CGAGCTGGACGTGCACCTCCAGCCCGATCACGGCGACGTGCTCCCCCGTTTCGGCAGCCTGTGCTGTCATTACCCGCGGTTCGAGAGCCGCCGGCTAAAGGCTAACGACCCGCGCGAGTCCCGCGTCGCCATCCCACACCACCGGCGGCGCCGATCGCGAACACGGCTTTCTTTGCCGTCCTCCGCGTACGTCCGGTATGGCCACCGACACGCTCCGCCGTCTGGGATACGGCTGGCTGCTCGTCCAGGGAGTCGTCGCCGCCCTCGCACCGAAGACGAGCGTCCGCCTGAACGCCCGTCTGTGGGGCATCGCCTTCGAGAACACCGGCGAACTGGAGCCCCGTCCGTGGTACGTCCGGTCGGTCCGCGCCGCGGGCGTCGGGATGCTCGCCGCCGGCGGCGTCGGACTCCTGCTCGAAGATCGGGCCGCCGAGAGCGACGCCGAAGCAGCCGGTGACGTCGACGGCGAGTCCGTCGACCCGATCACGATCGATCCGGACGACGCCTGACCGCGACGTCGCGAGTTCGGTCGGTCAGTCGTCGCCGTCTTCGGTGTCGTCACCGTCGTCACCGGCGGCTCCCTTCGGGCGGACGACGAGGACCGCGCCGAGCGACGCCTCGGCGACCCGTTCTTCGAAGTCGCCGAAGACCAGTTCCCGCCAGTCGGTCGCTCGCTCCCCGAGGACGGTGGCGTCGGTCCCGGCGGCCAGTTCGCCGATGGTCCGGACCGGCCGGTCGGTCTCGATCCGCTCGGCGTCGATCCGATCGGGGTCGACGCCGCCGGCCTCCATCGCCGTGCGTGCCCGGTCGAGTAGATTGAGCGTGTCTTCGTCCCCGCCGTCGATCTCCCGGAGGCGGACGTCGATGTCGCGTCCGGCGACCAGCGCCGCGACGGTCTCGCCGATCCGCTCGGCGGCGACGGCGCCGTGGAGCGCGACCAGCAGGTCCGTCGCGTCCATCGACGGGTTCAGGTGGACGACCACGTCGGCCTTGGTCTCGGCCGCCACCCGATCGAAGGTCTGTTCGCTGTCGTGCGTGAAGACGAGCCGCGTCGTCACGTCGGCGCCCGCGGTTTCGAGCGCCTCCTCGATGTCGTCGAGTTTGTCCCGCGCCCGGTCCTCGAAGGAGAGCCGGGCCTGGTCGGGCGAGGTCTGCTCGGGGATGACGTGATACCCCAGCACGGTGACTTTCGCCGGTGCCAGCAGTTCGATGACGCCCTGCGGAACTGTCTCGCTCTCGAGGAGTTCGACGGGGACGAGTGCGTGAACCATCAGAGGACACCTCGTAACTCAACGTCCCTGGCGTAGTAATAGTACCACCCGGCCGCGACCACCATCAATCCGAGGCCGACGATCTGCGAGAGCCGTTGCATCAGCAGGATCAGCGCGAAACTCGCGAGCGCACCCAGGATCGGCACGACCGGATACCCAGGGACGCGGAAGTCGGGGTCGTACCAATCCGGTTCGTCACGCCGGAGCGCGAGCAGGGCCACGCACATCAGCCCGTACATCACGAGGTGGAGGAAGGAGGCGACCTCCGCGAGCACCTCCACTTCGCCGCTCGCGACGAGGACGACCACGGGGACGCCGGCGAGCAACAGTGCGACGTGCGGCGTGCCGTACCGGAGGTTGACGACGCCGGCCTTGCGGGGAAAGAGAGCGTCGCGGCTCAGCGCGAAGATGGCCCGCGAGGAGCTCATGATCGACGCGTTGGCCGAGGAGATGGTCGCCAGGAGTCCCGCGACCAG
Above is a genomic segment from Halorientalis sp. LT38 containing:
- a CDS encoding universal stress protein; this translates as MVHALVPVELLESETVPQGVIELLAPAKVTVLGYHVIPEQTSPDQARLSFEDRARDKLDDIEEALETAGADVTTRLVFTHDSEQTFDRVAAETKADVVVHLNPSMDATDLLVALHGAVAAERIGETVAALVAGRDIDVRLREIDGGDEDTLNLLDRARTAMEAGGVDPDRIDAERIETDRPVRTIGELAAGTDATVLGERATDWRELVFGDFEERVAEASLGAVLVVRPKGAAGDDGDDTEDGDD